A single window of Dehalococcoidia bacterium DNA harbors:
- a CDS encoding PPOX class F420-dependent oxidoreductase yields the protein MTNELLDERQLRFVAKARIATLATVRAEGSPHITPVWYRYEDGDFVVSVDRGSVKHRNVARDPRVELCIDDRERPPFHTVIVRGRASVEGTPSAAWRRALAVHYLGEERGRRYIEMSDAPDSVLLRIKPEKIVGW from the coding sequence ATGACCAATGAGTTGCTCGACGAACGCCAGCTTCGTTTCGTCGCGAAGGCGCGCATCGCGACGCTCGCGACGGTGCGCGCCGAGGGGTCACCGCACATCACGCCGGTCTGGTATCGCTACGAGGACGGCGACTTCGTGGTGTCGGTCGACCGCGGGTCGGTGAAACATCGGAACGTCGCGCGCGATCCGCGGGTCGAGCTGTGCATCGATGACCGCGAGCGGCCGCCGTTCCACACGGTGATTGTGCGCGGCCGCGCATCGGTCGAAGGCACGCCGTCAGCGGCGTGGCGGCGGGCGCTTGCCGTGCACTACCTCGGCGAGGAGCGCGGCCGCCGCTACATCGAGATGAGTGACGCGCCCGACAGCGTCCTGCTGCGCATCAAGCCTGAGAAGATCGTGGGTTGGTGA
- the mutL gene encoding DNA mismatch repair endonuclease MutL, translating to MAIRILAPHEAAKIAAGEVIERPASVVKELVENSLDAGATQITVEIREGGLALIRIVDNGCGIDPGELRIAFERHATSKVRSEDDLWRVATLGFRGEALPSIAAAGDVELLTRVAGNDVGARLRLRGGEIVEEGSGATPPGTSFSVRSLFAAQPARLKFLRAPGGESTQVSTVIMHYAMAYPEVRFVLSIDGRVTLQTPGTGSLIDAVASVYGNDVAESAIEVDALPRHEGDIGVRGVVADPRMHRASRNYIGLYVNRRWVRNRALTFAVDEAYQGMLPVGRHPIAVLDLRIPHDEVDVNVHPTKAEVRLRREREVFGMLQRAARRALSDRSPVPSASASVWSGGGAGAGPPLILRPQPVQAPLPRPAPVDDPVRGAEPAPPMVDRLPMLRAVGQVGNTYVIAEGPDGMYLVDQHAAHERVMYEKFLAAVVAGAPDVQGLLEPVTVELSAPQQALLNEHASAMQLLGFDIEHFGDSAYVVRAVPSAMAGEDLHRRIIELLDRMQRDDGPQDASHRVAASLACHASVRAGMTMSGDEQRELLRQLEQTETPRTCPHGRPTMVHLAADAIAREFRRR from the coding sequence GTGGCGATTCGGATCCTGGCACCGCACGAGGCGGCGAAGATCGCGGCCGGCGAAGTCATCGAGCGGCCGGCCTCCGTCGTCAAGGAACTCGTCGAAAACTCCCTCGACGCGGGCGCGACGCAGATCACGGTCGAGATCCGCGAGGGGGGCTTGGCGCTGATCCGGATCGTCGATAACGGCTGCGGCATCGACCCGGGCGAACTGCGGATCGCCTTCGAGCGTCACGCGACGAGCAAGGTGCGCAGCGAGGACGACCTCTGGCGCGTGGCGACGCTGGGGTTCCGCGGCGAAGCGCTGCCGAGCATCGCGGCGGCGGGCGACGTCGAGTTGTTGACGCGCGTGGCAGGCAACGACGTGGGCGCGCGCCTTCGGTTGCGCGGCGGCGAGATCGTCGAAGAGGGGTCGGGCGCGACGCCGCCGGGGACGTCGTTTTCCGTGCGGTCGTTGTTCGCGGCGCAGCCGGCGCGCTTGAAATTCCTGCGCGCGCCGGGCGGCGAGTCGACGCAGGTGTCCACCGTGATCATGCACTACGCCATGGCCTACCCCGAAGTGCGCTTCGTGCTGTCGATCGACGGGCGGGTGACGCTTCAGACGCCGGGCACGGGCAGCCTGATCGATGCCGTCGCGTCGGTCTACGGCAACGACGTGGCGGAGTCGGCGATCGAAGTAGACGCCTTGCCGCGGCACGAGGGCGACATCGGCGTTCGGGGCGTGGTCGCCGACCCGCGGATGCACCGGGCGTCGCGCAACTACATCGGCCTGTACGTGAACCGGCGCTGGGTGCGCAACCGGGCGCTCACGTTCGCGGTCGACGAGGCGTACCAGGGGATGTTGCCGGTGGGACGCCATCCGATCGCCGTGCTCGACCTGCGCATCCCGCACGATGAAGTCGACGTCAATGTGCATCCGACGAAAGCCGAGGTGCGGTTGCGGCGGGAGCGCGAGGTGTTCGGCATGCTGCAGCGCGCGGCGCGGCGTGCGCTGTCCGATCGGTCGCCCGTGCCCAGCGCGTCGGCGTCGGTGTGGTCGGGCGGCGGCGCCGGCGCAGGGCCGCCGCTGATCCTGCGCCCGCAACCTGTACAGGCGCCGTTGCCGCGTCCCGCCCCGGTCGACGACCCGGTGCGCGGCGCTGAGCCGGCGCCACCCATGGTCGACCGGTTGCCGATGCTGCGGGCCGTCGGGCAGGTCGGCAACACGTACGTCATCGCCGAAGGGCCGGACGGCATGTACCTGGTCGATCAGCACGCCGCCCACGAGCGCGTGATGTACGAGAAATTTCTGGCCGCGGTCGTCGCGGGCGCGCCAGACGTGCAAGGGCTGCTCGAGCCGGTGACCGTCGAGCTGAGCGCACCGCAGCAGGCGCTGCTCAACGAGCATGCGAGCGCGATGCAGTTGCTCGGCTTCGACATCGAGCACTTCGGCGATAGTGCCTACGTCGTGCGCGCCGTGCCGTCGGCGATGGCAGGCGAGGACCTGCACCGGCGCATCATCGAGCTGTTGGACCGCATGCAGCGCGACGACGGACCGCAGGACGCGTCGCATCGCGTAGCGGCGTCGCTGGCGTGCCATGCGTCGGTGCGGGCGGGGATGACGATGAGCGGCGACGAGCAGCGCGAGTTGCTGCGCCAGCTCGAGCAAACCGAGACGCCGCGCACGTGCCCGCACGGCCGCCCGACGATGGTGCATCTTGCGGCGGATGCGATCGCGCGGGAGTTTCGGAGGCGGTAG
- a CDS encoding exo-alpha-sialidase, whose translation MKLLVGTKKGAFIYESDTRREKWRVSEPILTGWTVYHMAADTRRETPRLYAAANHWAWGPSVAKSDDHGTEWDWKSPGLAFPKDMGVTVQNVWEVAPGGPGEPGVVYAGVQPAGLFRSEDWGANWAPVDALNRHPGRDKWSGTGGGDSCVNSIEIHPRDARHMYAVVSAGGAFVTKDGGATWEECTHNVVPTTQMALAFNAELAKEFPMEDVDPVGQTEMHRLRIDMKNPDTLWGQAHTGVFRSTDGARTWVDVTEGLPSFHGFPMAVTRRGADAAYVVPLAFAGMYNNFRVADGQFTVYRTRDGGASWEPLTNGLPGPHDYQSVYREGMDTDGADPEGVYVGTSNGEVFASIDGGDRWQRLPGTLPPILSVTCADV comes from the coding sequence GCGGCGGACACCCGGCGGGAGACGCCGCGACTCTACGCGGCGGCGAACCACTGGGCATGGGGGCCGTCCGTCGCGAAGAGCGACGATCACGGCACGGAGTGGGATTGGAAGAGCCCCGGCCTCGCCTTCCCGAAGGACATGGGCGTAACGGTGCAAAACGTCTGGGAAGTCGCGCCGGGCGGGCCCGGCGAGCCGGGCGTCGTGTACGCCGGCGTGCAGCCCGCCGGCCTCTTCCGCAGCGAAGACTGGGGCGCGAACTGGGCGCCCGTCGACGCCCTGAACCGTCACCCGGGCCGCGACAAGTGGTCCGGCACCGGCGGCGGCGACTCGTGCGTCAACTCGATCGAGATCCACCCACGCGACGCGCGCCACATGTATGCCGTGGTCAGCGCCGGCGGCGCCTTTGTCACAAAGGACGGCGGCGCGACCTGGGAAGAGTGCACGCACAACGTCGTCCCGACGACCCAGATGGCGCTCGCCTTCAACGCCGAACTCGCGAAGGAATTCCCGATGGAAGACGTCGACCCCGTGGGCCAGACCGAAATGCACCGCCTGCGCATTGACATGAAGAACCCGGACACCCTGTGGGGCCAGGCGCACACGGGCGTCTTCCGTTCGACCGACGGCGCCAGGACCTGGGTCGATGTCACGGAAGGACTGCCGTCGTTCCACGGCTTCCCGATGGCCGTCACCCGCCGCGGCGCCGACGCCGCCTACGTCGTGCCGCTGGCCTTCGCCGGCATGTACAACAACTTCCGCGTCGCCGATGGCCAGTTCACCGTCTACCGCACGCGCGATGGCGGCGCATCGTGGGAACCGCTGACGAACGGCCTCCCCGGCCCGCACGACTACCAGAGCGTGTACCGCGAAGGCATGGACACCGACGGCGCCGACCCGGAGGGCGTATACGTCGGCACAAGCAACGGCGAAGTGTTCGCGAGCATCGACGGCGGCGATCGCTGGCAGCGCCTGCCGGGTACGCTGCCGCCGATCCTCTCGGTGACCTGCGCCGACGTGTGA
- the mutS gene encoding DNA mismatch repair protein MutS produces MDEVTPIRRQYLDVKRRYPHAIVFFRLGDFYETFDDDAELCSRELDLTLTSKPMGKGLRVPLAGIPYHAVDGYLAKLIAKGYKVALCEQIGDPATSKGLVERKVVRVVTPGTLIEGNLLDERANNYLACVAPARRRGDDAWKGDAGLAYVDISTGEFVAGTLTPERAAAELARIRPSEVLLPEGVDAPAWLDASMNVTCVEPLWFDAELANVTVVEHFRVASPDAFGVAKGSAAVAACGAVLMYVRENQPASAALITSIRAHRSDEYVGLDAHTTRNLELYTAGRENRREGSLLDELDLTNTSMGARLLRRRLGQPLIDITTINQRLGGVAYCHESALRRGRVGGLLRAMPDVERLVARIVAGTAQPRELVALRRGLELVPQLREALDQGSDARMADIVARLRPCEDVAAAVAQAIDDEPGVTLEAGSVVRPGFSEELDGLRLISRDVKRFLAELEAGERERTGIKSLKIGYNRVFGYYIEIGQANAASAPEHYERRQSLVNAERFATPQLREYESQILHAKDRAQEVETAIFRQVCAQAAGAVSQLLTTAVAAAELDVAWALAEAASRYGYVRPELNDSDVIDIADGRHPMVERSLAAGSFVPNDSHLASSEEQIIVLTGPNMAGKSTYLRQVAVIVLMAQCGSFVPASSASIGVVDRIFTRVGAGDDLTSGQSTFMVEMIETSAILHNATQRSLVILDEIGRGTSTYDGMAIARSVIEYLHNRPGLQARTLFATHYHELVELAQHLPRVRNFNVAVAEEQGRIVFLRRIAPGGADRSYGVHVAELAGLPKAVVQRARDVLRELEDGANRHVERALEATPQLSLFAATPPDDGLRREVAAIDVDAMSPLEALTRLYELRDRARTAAGSDNDDQ; encoded by the coding sequence ATGGACGAGGTGACGCCGATCCGGCGGCAGTACCTGGACGTGAAGCGACGCTACCCGCACGCGATCGTCTTCTTCCGCCTCGGGGACTTCTACGAGACCTTCGACGACGACGCCGAACTGTGTTCGCGCGAACTCGACCTGACGCTGACATCGAAGCCGATGGGGAAGGGGCTGCGGGTGCCGCTCGCCGGCATCCCGTACCACGCCGTCGACGGCTATCTCGCGAAGCTCATCGCGAAGGGCTACAAGGTGGCGCTGTGCGAGCAGATTGGCGATCCGGCGACGTCGAAGGGCCTCGTCGAGCGCAAGGTCGTGCGCGTGGTGACGCCGGGCACGCTCATCGAAGGCAACCTGCTCGACGAGCGCGCGAACAACTACCTGGCGTGCGTCGCGCCGGCGCGCAGGCGCGGCGACGACGCGTGGAAGGGCGACGCGGGCCTCGCGTACGTCGACATCAGCACGGGCGAGTTCGTCGCCGGGACGCTGACGCCGGAACGGGCTGCGGCGGAGTTGGCGCGCATCCGCCCCTCAGAGGTGTTGCTGCCAGAGGGCGTCGACGCACCGGCGTGGCTCGATGCCTCGATGAATGTGACGTGCGTGGAGCCGCTCTGGTTCGACGCGGAACTGGCGAACGTGACGGTCGTCGAGCACTTCCGCGTCGCGTCGCCGGACGCGTTTGGCGTCGCGAAGGGATCCGCGGCGGTGGCGGCGTGCGGCGCGGTGCTGATGTACGTGCGCGAAAACCAACCGGCGAGCGCTGCGCTGATCACATCGATCCGCGCGCATCGCTCCGACGAGTACGTCGGTCTCGACGCGCACACGACCCGGAACCTGGAGCTGTACACGGCGGGCCGCGAGAATCGCCGCGAAGGCTCGTTGCTCGACGAGTTGGACCTGACCAACACGTCGATGGGGGCGCGATTGCTGCGGCGCCGGCTAGGGCAGCCGCTTATCGACATAACGACGATCAACCAAAGGCTGGGTGGGGTCGCCTACTGTCACGAGTCGGCGCTCCGGCGCGGCCGCGTTGGCGGATTGCTGCGCGCCATGCCCGACGTGGAGCGGCTGGTTGCCCGCATCGTCGCCGGCACGGCGCAGCCGCGCGAACTCGTGGCGCTGCGCCGCGGGCTGGAGCTTGTGCCGCAACTCCGTGAGGCCCTTGATCAGGGGAGCGATGCACGCATGGCGGACATCGTCGCGCGGCTGCGGCCGTGCGAAGACGTCGCCGCGGCGGTGGCGCAGGCGATCGACGACGAGCCTGGCGTGACGCTGGAAGCGGGCAGCGTCGTGCGGCCCGGCTTCTCCGAAGAACTCGACGGCCTGCGGCTGATCTCGCGCGACGTGAAGCGCTTCCTGGCCGAACTCGAGGCGGGTGAGCGTGAGCGCACAGGCATCAAGTCGCTGAAGATCGGCTACAACCGCGTCTTCGGTTACTACATCGAAATCGGCCAGGCGAACGCCGCGAGCGCGCCGGAGCACTACGAGCGGCGGCAGTCGCTGGTGAACGCCGAGCGCTTTGCGACGCCACAGCTGCGCGAGTACGAATCGCAGATCCTGCACGCGAAGGACCGCGCGCAGGAGGTGGAGACGGCGATCTTCCGGCAGGTATGCGCGCAGGCTGCGGGCGCCGTATCGCAGCTCCTGACGACGGCGGTGGCCGCGGCCGAACTCGACGTCGCGTGGGCGCTCGCCGAGGCGGCGTCACGGTACGGATACGTGCGGCCAGAGCTGAACGACTCCGACGTCATCGATATCGCGGACGGGCGGCATCCGATGGTCGAGCGGTCGCTCGCGGCGGGATCCTTCGTGCCGAACGATAGCCATCTCGCGTCGAGCGAGGAACAGATCATCGTCCTCACCGGACCGAACATGGCAGGCAAATCGACATACCTGCGGCAGGTCGCCGTCATCGTGTTGATGGCGCAGTGCGGCAGCTTCGTGCCGGCGTCCTCGGCGTCGATTGGCGTCGTCGACCGGATATTCACGCGCGTGGGCGCCGGCGACGACCTCACGTCGGGTCAGTCGACGTTCATGGTGGAGATGATCGAGACGAGCGCGATCCTGCACAATGCGACGCAGCGGTCGCTCGTCATTCTGGACGAGATCGGCCGCGGCACGAGCACGTACGATGGCATGGCGATCGCGCGGTCGGTCATCGAATACCTGCACAATCGCCCGGGCCTGCAGGCGAGGACGTTGTTCGCCACGCACTACCACGAGTTGGTGGAACTTGCGCAGCATCTGCCGCGCGTGCGCAATTTCAACGTCGCGGTCGCCGAGGAACAGGGGCGGATCGTGTTTCTACGGCGCATTGCACCCGGTGGCGCCGACCGCAGTTACGGGGTGCATGTGGCGGAACTGGCGGGACTGCCGAAAGCCGTCGTCCAGCGGGCGCGCGACGTCCTGCGCGAGTTGGAGGACGGAGCGAACCGCCACGTCGAGCGGGCGCTCGAAGCGACGCCGCAACTGTCGCTCTTCGCGGCGACACCGCCGGACGATGGCCTGCGCCGCGAGGTGGCCGCGATCGACGTGGACGCGATGTCGCCGCTCGAGGCGCTGACGCGCCTCTACGAACTTCGCGACCGCGCGCGCACGGCGGCAGGGAGTGACAACGATGACCAATGA
- a CDS encoding DNA-3-methyladenine glycosylase, giving the protein MRTIMRRRPLPYDAEAARKQLLKSDPVMREIVKSVGPYAIEVRGAPYQSLLRAILYQQLAGPAAAAIERRFLAMFDGRIPDPHQLAPTTDERLRTAGISRQKAGYMRSIAEHFANGHLSDRKIMRMPDDEVVAAVTEIKGVGRWTADMLLMFCIGRPDVLPVGDLGIQNAMKLAYGLDAMPKPAEMETLAEPWRPYRSAGSWYLWRRGDLVTL; this is encoded by the coding sequence GTGCGCACGATCATGCGCCGCCGCCCTCTCCCGTACGATGCGGAGGCGGCGCGCAAACAATTGCTGAAATCTGACCCCGTCATGCGCGAGATCGTGAAGAGCGTGGGGCCGTACGCGATCGAAGTGCGCGGGGCGCCCTACCAGTCGCTGTTGCGCGCCATCCTCTACCAGCAACTCGCAGGCCCAGCGGCCGCCGCCATCGAACGGCGCTTCCTCGCCATGTTCGATGGCCGCATTCCGGATCCGCACCAGCTCGCTCCGACGACCGACGAGCGATTGCGCACGGCCGGCATCTCGCGCCAGAAGGCCGGCTACATGCGGAGCATCGCCGAGCATTTCGCGAACGGGCACCTCTCCGACCGCAAGATCATGCGCATGCCGGACGACGAGGTGGTCGCCGCGGTGACGGAGATCAAAGGCGTCGGGCGATGGACGGCGGACATGCTGCTCATGTTCTGCATCGGCCGTCCCGACGTGCTGCCCGTCGGCGACCTCGGCATTCAGAACGCCATGAAGCTTGCGTACGGCCTCGACGCGATGCCGAAGCCCGCCGAGATGGAGACGCTCGCCGAGCCTTGGCGGCCCTACCGCAGCGCCGGATCGTGGTACCTGTGGCGCCGCGGCGATCTGGTCACCCTGTAG
- a CDS encoding carbon-nitrogen hydrolase family protein yields MDNLPKYVAAAVQASPVYLDREATIDKACELIVEAGNAGARLIVFPETWVPMYPFWHSSPGVFSSKLFVKLWKNAVEVPSRETNQLAQAAKRANAYVAIGINERDTIGRGTIFNTLLYLSPTGEVMHRHRKLMPTFTERTIWGCGDGSDLDVVDTEIGRLGGLICWEHEMTLAKYALYAQGEQVHCGVWPAYTSQNDHIDFGSRQYAFEGACFVVAACGVVTPESYPSELGTVPEANGGTSIIGPDGKYLAGPVFDREEILYAEIDIEHAIQQKHSRDIAGHYARPDVFQLVMNTQRKPIMSYTNGAAAARFVVATSNSHDAADRLQAMREYLGSIMERAGADGDADVNEALVEALASIDMAASGMWSST; encoded by the coding sequence GTGGACAATCTGCCGAAGTACGTCGCCGCGGCCGTGCAAGCATCGCCCGTCTACCTCGACCGTGAAGCGACGATCGACAAGGCCTGCGAACTCATCGTCGAGGCCGGCAACGCGGGCGCGCGCCTCATCGTCTTTCCTGAGACCTGGGTCCCGATGTACCCGTTCTGGCATTCATCGCCCGGCGTCTTTTCCAGCAAGCTCTTCGTAAAACTGTGGAAGAACGCCGTCGAAGTCCCGTCGCGGGAGACGAATCAGCTTGCGCAGGCCGCGAAGCGCGCAAACGCCTACGTCGCCATCGGCATCAACGAACGAGACACGATCGGCCGCGGCACGATCTTCAACACGCTGCTCTACCTCTCGCCGACGGGCGAGGTGATGCACCGGCATCGCAAGCTGATGCCGACGTTCACCGAACGCACGATCTGGGGCTGCGGCGACGGCTCGGACCTGGACGTCGTCGACACTGAGATCGGGCGCCTGGGCGGCTTGATTTGCTGGGAACACGAAATGACGCTCGCAAAGTATGCGCTCTACGCCCAGGGCGAGCAGGTGCACTGCGGCGTCTGGCCCGCATACACATCGCAGAACGACCACATCGACTTCGGTTCGCGGCAGTACGCGTTCGAGGGCGCCTGCTTCGTCGTCGCCGCGTGCGGCGTCGTCACGCCGGAATCGTATCCCTCCGAGTTGGGCACCGTCCCCGAGGCAAACGGCGGCACCAGCATCATCGGCCCCGACGGCAAGTACCTCGCCGGTCCGGTCTTCGACCGCGAAGAGATCCTGTACGCCGAGATCGACATCGAACACGCGATCCAGCAGAAGCACTCGCGCGACATCGCCGGGCACTACGCACGTCCCGACGTTTTTCAGCTCGTTATGAACACACAACGCAAGCCGATCATGAGCTACACGAACGGCGCCGCGGCGGCGCGATTCGTCGTGGCGACGAGCAACTCGCACGACGCCGCCGACCGCCTGCAGGCGATGCGCGAGTACCTCGGCAGTATCATGGAACGCGCCGGCGCCGATGGCGACGCGGACGTCAACGAAGCGCTCGTCGAAGCGCTCGCATCGATTGACATGGCCGCCTCCGGCATGTGGAGCAGCACCTGA
- a CDS encoding FAD-binding oxidoreductase, with protein sequence MAEEMHDGLIARLTRLLGDSGVAFDEATRDAAGWDALGSQRGFDDGSHVRPMAVVYPCTPDDVVAIVRVANETGSSVVTRGGGTGLMGAARSTRRGIVIDTKRMARVREIDVTSRIAWVEAGAVLEQVDDALRPHGLMIGHDPWTYGIATIGGTISTNGLGFLGGKYGSMGQQVLGFEAVMADGSIVHTRPVRPKSAGADLSSLIVGGEGQFGIITAAALRVFPLPESRQRVGYRFANFERGFAAILALHALGIAPALLDYGERPAVPDGVGWRGARDAAPPTLFLGFDGLSEEVRALVSRASDICKRHGGSRIDDAAVEEFWDSRHVVADNFAKGRAARAGVTPASGEGRCFDYIHVSLPPSRVLQYRQQACAVAVLHDVHVLEAGVWVSPGLFSLAMANVAPTHEEARVRMSAMVDECLRAAHAAGGSMEYCHGVGMRLAHLMREEHGAGLDVLRHLKRGLDPSGVLNPDKLSLT encoded by the coding sequence ATGGCTGAAGAAATGCACGACGGCCTCATCGCGCGGCTGACACGGTTGCTCGGCGATAGCGGTGTCGCCTTCGACGAAGCGACACGCGACGCCGCCGGCTGGGACGCGCTGGGCAGCCAGCGCGGGTTCGACGATGGATCGCACGTCCGGCCCATGGCGGTCGTCTATCCGTGTACGCCCGACGACGTGGTGGCGATCGTACGCGTCGCGAACGAGACCGGTTCTTCGGTCGTGACGCGCGGTGGTGGCACCGGCCTGATGGGCGCCGCGCGCTCTACGCGGCGGGGCATTGTCATCGACACCAAACGCATGGCGCGCGTGCGCGAGATCGACGTGACGTCACGTATCGCATGGGTCGAAGCAGGCGCAGTGCTCGAGCAGGTCGATGACGCGTTGCGGCCCCACGGGCTGATGATCGGCCACGATCCGTGGACATACGGCATCGCCACGATCGGCGGTACGATTTCGACGAACGGCCTTGGGTTCTTGGGCGGCAAATACGGCAGCATGGGCCAGCAGGTGCTCGGCTTCGAAGCGGTGATGGCCGACGGGTCTATCGTCCACACGCGGCCGGTGCGTCCGAAGTCGGCAGGCGCCGACCTGTCATCACTGATCGTCGGTGGCGAAGGCCAGTTCGGCATCATCACCGCCGCCGCGTTGCGCGTCTTCCCGCTTCCCGAGTCGCGCCAGCGCGTAGGCTACAGATTCGCGAATTTCGAACGCGGCTTCGCCGCGATCCTGGCGCTGCACGCGCTGGGGATCGCGCCGGCGCTGCTCGACTATGGCGAACGCCCGGCCGTGCCCGACGGTGTTGGATGGCGCGGCGCGCGCGATGCCGCGCCGCCGACGCTCTTCCTGGGCTTCGATGGCCTCAGCGAGGAAGTGCGGGCGCTCGTCTCGCGCGCCTCCGACATCTGCAAGCGGCACGGTGGCAGCCGTATCGATGACGCGGCGGTCGAGGAATTCTGGGACAGCCGCCACGTCGTCGCTGACAATTTCGCGAAAGGCCGAGCGGCGCGTGCGGGCGTGACGCCAGCGAGCGGCGAGGGACGCTGTTTCGACTACATTCATGTTTCGCTGCCGCCGTCGCGTGTATTGCAGTATCGGCAGCAGGCATGCGCCGTCGCCGTGCTGCACGACGTGCACGTGCTGGAGGCGGGCGTGTGGGTGTCTCCCGGACTGTTCTCGCTGGCGATGGCGAACGTCGCGCCGACACATGAAGAAGCGCGCGTTCGCATGTCGGCGATGGTCGACGAGTGCCTGCGCGCGGCGCACGCAGCAGGCGGATCGATGGAGTACTGCCATGGCGTCGGGATGCGGCTCGCACACCTGATGCGCGAGGAGCACGGCGCCGGGCTGGACGTGTTGCGGCACCTCAAGCGCGGGCTGGATCCATCGGGTGTACTGAACCCGGACAAGCTGTCGTTGACGTAA